One Aphelocoma coerulescens isolate FSJ_1873_10779 chromosome 4A, UR_Acoe_1.0, whole genome shotgun sequence DNA window includes the following coding sequences:
- the MPP1 gene encoding 55 kDa erythrocyte membrane protein: MTLKSGRSAGGGSMRTALSDLYLEHLLQNRPKPEAMTQSPNAMTEDIYTNGSATLGSPLHSSSREVRKIRLVQFEKVTEEPMGITLKQNDKQSCMVARIFHGGMIHRQGSLHVGDEIIEINGQSASNHSVDQLQKMLKETKGMVSLKVIPNQQSRLPALQMFMRAQFDYDPKKDNLIPCKEAGLKFQIGDVIQIINKDDSNWWQGRVEGSCTESAGLIPSPELQEWRVASVTQPTQSESPSCSPFGKKKKCKDKYLAKHSSIFDQLDVVSYEEVVRLPAFKRKTLVLIGASGVGRSHIKNALLSNNPEKFMYPPPYTTRPQKKNEVDGKDYYFVSTEEMTRDISANEFLEFGSYQGNMFGTKFETVHKIHQQDKVAILDIEPQTLKIVRTAELSPFIVFIAPTDKAEESEALQQLRKDSESIRSRYAHYFDLSLVNNSVEESLQLLQEAFEQACSSPQWVPVSWVY; encoded by the exons GCCATGACTCAGTCCCCAAACGCCATGACTGAGGACATTTATACCAACGGCTCAGCgaccctgggcagccccttgcacagcagcagccgCGAGGTGCGCAAGATCCGCCTTGTGCAGTTCGAGAAGGTCACCGAGGAGCCCATG GGAATCACGCTGAAGCAAAATGACAAGCAGAGCTGCATGGTGGCCAGGATCTTCCATGGGGGCATGATTCACAGACAAG GCTCCCTTCACGTGGGTGATGAAATCATAGAAATCAATGGGCAGAGTGCGAGCAACCACTCAGTTGACCAGCTGCAGAAGATGCTG AAAGAAACCAAGGGGATGGTCTCATTAAAAGTCATTCCCAACCAGCAAAGCCGCCTCCCTGCTCTTCAG ATGTTCATGAGGGCACAGTTTGACTACGACCCCAAGAAAGACAACCTGATCCCCTGCAAGGAAGCAGGACTGAAGTTTCAGATTGGTGATGTGATTCAGATCATAAACAAGGATGACAGCAACTGGTGGCAGGGCCGGGTGGAGGGTTCCTGCACTGAGTCAGCAGGACTCATCCCTTCTCCAGAGCTACAGGAGTG GCGTGTGGCAAGCGTCACCCAGCCCACCCAGAGTGAATCCCCAAGCTGCAGCCCctttgggaagaagaagaagtgcAAAGATAAATACCTGGCCAAGCACAGCTCAA TTTTTGACCAGCTGGATGTCGTTTCCTATGAGGAGGTGGTGAGGCTGCCTGCCTTCAAGAGGAAGACTCTGGTGCTCATTG ggGCCAGTGGCGTGGGCCGTAGCCACATCAAGAATGCTCTGCTCAGCAACAACCCAGAGAAGTTCATGTACCCACCCCCAT acaCTACACGCCCCCAGAAGAAGAATGAGGTGGATGGGAAGGACTATTACTTTGTCTCCACTGAGGAGATGACCCGGGACATCTCAGCCAATGAGTTCTTGGAGTTTGGAAGCTACCAGGGAAACATGTTTGGCACCAAGTTTGAAACAGTGCACAAGATCCACCAGCAGGACAAAGTCGCCATTTTGGACATCGAGCCCcag ACCCTCAAGATCGTCCGCACGGCCGAGCTCTCCCCGTTCATTGTGTTCATTGCCCCAACAGACAAGGCAGAGGAG tcggaggctctgcagcagctccgcAAGGACTCGGAGAGCATCCGGAGCCGCTACGCACACTACTTCGACCTGTCCCTGGTCAACAACAGCGTGGAAGagagcctccagctgctgcaggaagccTTCGAGCAGGCCTGCAGCTCTCCACAGTGGGTGCCCGTCTCCTGGGTCTACTGA